One window of the Anas acuta chromosome 12, bAnaAcu1.1, whole genome shotgun sequence genome contains the following:
- the CELF6 gene encoding CUGBP Elav-like family member 6 isoform X8 encodes MQLPQVPAPGPRPPVLWVPAGSKILCIEMNRPIQVKPADSEGRGDRKLFVGMLGKQQSEDDVRRLFEPFGQIEECTILRGPDGASKGCAFVKYGSHAEAQAAINSLHGSQTMPGASSSLVVKFADTDKERTLRRMHQMAGQLGIFNPMTIQFGAYGAYTQAIMQQQAALMAAAQGTCLNPMAAIAAAQMQQMAAFNVSGLVAAPLTPSSGTSTPPGISTAPVPSIATPIGVNGFSPLPPQTNGQPASETIYTNGIHPYPAQSPTVADPLQQAYAGMQHYAAAYPTAYAPISQAFPQQAPIIPQQQREGPEGCNLFIYHLPQEFGDAELTQMFLPFGNVISAKVFVDRATNQSKCFGFVSFDNPTSAQAAIQAMNGFQIGMKRLKVQLKRPKDANRPY; translated from the exons atGCAGCTGCCGCAGGTGCCGGCGCCGGGCCCGCGGCCGCCCGTGCTGTGGGTGCCCGCCGGCTCCAAGATCCTCTGCATCGAG ATGAACCGCCCCATCCAGGTGAAGCCGGCGGACAGCGAGGGACGAGGAG ACAGGAAGCTCTTCGTGGGCatgctggggaagcagcagagcGAGGACGACGTCCGGCGCCTCTTTGAGCCCTTCGGCCAGATCGAGGAGTGCACCATCCTCCGCGGGCCCGACGGAGCCAGCAAAG GTTGTGCCTTTGTGAAGTACGGCAGCCACGCTGAGGCGCAGGCTGCCATCAACAGCCTGCACGGCAGCCAAACCATGCCG GGCGCCTCGTCCAGCCTGGTGGTGAAGTTTGCGGACACAGACAAGGAGAGGACCCTGCGGCGGATGCATCAGATGGCCGGGCAGCTGGGCATCTTCAACCCCATGACCATCCAGTTCGGCGCCTACGGGGCCTACACGCAGGCG ATCATGCAGCAGCAGGCGGCCCTGATGGCGGCGGCGCAGGGGACCTGCCTGAACCCCATGGCTGCCATCGCTGCCGCCCAGATGCAGCAAATGGCCGCCTTCAACGTCAGCGGGCTGGTGGCTGCCCCCCTCACCCCTTCTTCAG GTACGAGCACCCCCCCCGGCATCAGCACGGCGCCCGTGCCCAGCATCGCCACGCCGATCGGGGTGAACGGCTTCAGCCCGCTGCCGCCGCAGACCAACGGGCAGCCCGCCTCTGAGACCATCTACACCAACGGCATCCACCCCTACCCAG ctcaAAGCCCCACAGTGGCAGATCCCCTCCAGCAAGCCTACGCGGGCATGCAGCACTATGCAG CAGCATATCCCACCGCCTACGCGCCCATCAGCCAAGCCTTCCCCCAGCAAGCGCCCATCATCCCGCAGCAGCAGCGAGAAG GTCCCGAAGGCTGTAACCTGTTTATTTATCACCTGCCCCAGGAGTTCGGGGACGCGGAGCTCACGCAGATGTTCTTGCCTTTCGGCAATGTCATCTCTGCCAAAGTCTTTGTGGACCGTGCCACCAACCAGAGTAAATGCTTTG GTTTCGTCAGTTTTGACAATCCGACTAGCGCTCAGGCAGCCATTCAGGCCATGAACGGCTTCCAGATCGGCATGAAGAGGCTAAAAGTCCAGCTAAAGCGGCCGAAAGATGCCAACAGACCCTACTGA
- the CELF6 gene encoding CUGBP Elav-like family member 6 isoform X7: MQLPQVPAPGPRPPVLWVPAGSKILCIEMNRPIQVKPADSEGRGEDRKLFVGMLGKQQSEDDVRRLFEPFGQIEECTILRGPDGASKGCAFVKYGSHAEAQAAINSLHGSQTMPGASSSLVVKFADTDKERTLRRMHQMAGQLGIFNPMTIQFGAYGAYTQAIMQQQAALMAAAQGTCLNPMAAIAAAQMQQMAAFNVSGLVAAPLTPSSGTSTPPGISTAPVPSIATPIGVNGFSPLPPQTNGQPASETIYTNGIHPYPAQSPTVADPLQQAYAGMQHYAAAYPTAYAPISQAFPQQAPIIPQQQREGPEGCNLFIYHLPQEFGDAELTQMFLPFGNVISAKVFVDRATNQSKCFGFVSFDNPTSAQAAIQAMNGFQIGMKRLKVQLKRPKDANRPY, encoded by the exons atGCAGCTGCCGCAGGTGCCGGCGCCGGGCCCGCGGCCGCCCGTGCTGTGGGTGCCCGCCGGCTCCAAGATCCTCTGCATCGAG ATGAACCGCCCCATCCAGGTGAAGCCGGCGGACAGCGAGGGACGAGGAG aAGACAGGAAGCTCTTCGTGGGCatgctggggaagcagcagagcGAGGACGACGTCCGGCGCCTCTTTGAGCCCTTCGGCCAGATCGAGGAGTGCACCATCCTCCGCGGGCCCGACGGAGCCAGCAAAG GTTGTGCCTTTGTGAAGTACGGCAGCCACGCTGAGGCGCAGGCTGCCATCAACAGCCTGCACGGCAGCCAAACCATGCCG GGCGCCTCGTCCAGCCTGGTGGTGAAGTTTGCGGACACAGACAAGGAGAGGACCCTGCGGCGGATGCATCAGATGGCCGGGCAGCTGGGCATCTTCAACCCCATGACCATCCAGTTCGGCGCCTACGGGGCCTACACGCAGGCG ATCATGCAGCAGCAGGCGGCCCTGATGGCGGCGGCGCAGGGGACCTGCCTGAACCCCATGGCTGCCATCGCTGCCGCCCAGATGCAGCAAATGGCCGCCTTCAACGTCAGCGGGCTGGTGGCTGCCCCCCTCACCCCTTCTTCAG GTACGAGCACCCCCCCCGGCATCAGCACGGCGCCCGTGCCCAGCATCGCCACGCCGATCGGGGTGAACGGCTTCAGCCCGCTGCCGCCGCAGACCAACGGGCAGCCCGCCTCTGAGACCATCTACACCAACGGCATCCACCCCTACCCAG ctcaAAGCCCCACAGTGGCAGATCCCCTCCAGCAAGCCTACGCGGGCATGCAGCACTATGCAG CAGCATATCCCACCGCCTACGCGCCCATCAGCCAAGCCTTCCCCCAGCAAGCGCCCATCATCCCGCAGCAGCAGCGAGAAG GTCCCGAAGGCTGTAACCTGTTTATTTATCACCTGCCCCAGGAGTTCGGGGACGCGGAGCTCACGCAGATGTTCTTGCCTTTCGGCAATGTCATCTCTGCCAAAGTCTTTGTGGACCGTGCCACCAACCAGAGTAAATGCTTTG GTTTCGTCAGTTTTGACAATCCGACTAGCGCTCAGGCAGCCATTCAGGCCATGAACGGCTTCCAGATCGGCATGAAGAGGCTAAAAGTCCAGCTAAAGCGGCCGAAAGATGCCAACAGACCCTACTGA
- the CELF6 gene encoding CUGBP Elav-like family member 6 isoform X1, with product MAAAGSGVAAAAAAAEAGAGPGPAGAAFSTANSGRVNGLSHPAGAIAMKDHDAIKLFVGQIPRNLEESDLKPLFEEFGRIYELTVLKDRFTGMHKGCAFLTYCARDSALKAQSALHEQKTLPGMNRPIQVKPADSEGRGEDRKLFVGMLGKQQSEDDVRRLFEPFGQIEECTILRGPDGASKGCAFVKYGSHAEAQAAINSLHGSQTMPGASSSLVVKFADTDKERTLRRMHQMAGQLGIFNPMTIQFGAYGAYTQAIMQQQAALMAAAQGTCLNPMAAIAAAQMQQMAAFNVSGLVAAPLTPSSGTSTPPGISTAPVPSIATPIGVNGFSPLPPQTNGQPASETIYTNGIHPYPAQSPTVADPLQQAYAGMQHYAAAYPTAYAPISQAFPQQAPIIPQQQREGPEGCNLFIYHLPQEFGDAELTQMFLPFGNVISAKVFVDRATNQSKCFGFVSFDNPTSAQAAIQAMNGFQIGMKRLKVQLKRPKDANRPY from the exons ATGGCCGCGGCGGGCAGCGgcgtggcggcggcggcggcggcggcggaggcgggGGCGGGCCCGGGCCCGGCGGGGGCGGCGTTCAGCACCGCGAACAGCGGCCGGGTGAACGGGCTGAGCCACCCGGCCGGCGCCATCGCCATGAAGGACCACGACGCCATCAAGCTGTTCGTGGGGCAGATCCCGCGCAACCTGGAGGAGAGCGACCTCAAGCCGCTCTTCGAGGAGTTCGGCCGCATCTACGAGCTCACCGTGCTCAAGGACCGCTTCACCGGCATGCACAAAG GCTGTGCCTTTCTCACCTACTGCGCCCGCGACTCGGCCCTGAAGGCTCAGAGTGCCCTGCACGAGCAGAAGACGCTGCCAGGG ATGAACCGCCCCATCCAGGTGAAGCCGGCGGACAGCGAGGGACGAGGAG aAGACAGGAAGCTCTTCGTGGGCatgctggggaagcagcagagcGAGGACGACGTCCGGCGCCTCTTTGAGCCCTTCGGCCAGATCGAGGAGTGCACCATCCTCCGCGGGCCCGACGGAGCCAGCAAAG GTTGTGCCTTTGTGAAGTACGGCAGCCACGCTGAGGCGCAGGCTGCCATCAACAGCCTGCACGGCAGCCAAACCATGCCG GGCGCCTCGTCCAGCCTGGTGGTGAAGTTTGCGGACACAGACAAGGAGAGGACCCTGCGGCGGATGCATCAGATGGCCGGGCAGCTGGGCATCTTCAACCCCATGACCATCCAGTTCGGCGCCTACGGGGCCTACACGCAGGCG ATCATGCAGCAGCAGGCGGCCCTGATGGCGGCGGCGCAGGGGACCTGCCTGAACCCCATGGCTGCCATCGCTGCCGCCCAGATGCAGCAAATGGCCGCCTTCAACGTCAGCGGGCTGGTGGCTGCCCCCCTCACCCCTTCTTCAG GTACGAGCACCCCCCCCGGCATCAGCACGGCGCCCGTGCCCAGCATCGCCACGCCGATCGGGGTGAACGGCTTCAGCCCGCTGCCGCCGCAGACCAACGGGCAGCCCGCCTCTGAGACCATCTACACCAACGGCATCCACCCCTACCCAG ctcaAAGCCCCACAGTGGCAGATCCCCTCCAGCAAGCCTACGCGGGCATGCAGCACTATGCAG CAGCATATCCCACCGCCTACGCGCCCATCAGCCAAGCCTTCCCCCAGCAAGCGCCCATCATCCCGCAGCAGCAGCGAGAAG GTCCCGAAGGCTGTAACCTGTTTATTTATCACCTGCCCCAGGAGTTCGGGGACGCGGAGCTCACGCAGATGTTCTTGCCTTTCGGCAATGTCATCTCTGCCAAAGTCTTTGTGGACCGTGCCACCAACCAGAGTAAATGCTTTG GTTTCGTCAGTTTTGACAATCCGACTAGCGCTCAGGCAGCCATTCAGGCCATGAACGGCTTCCAGATCGGCATGAAGAGGCTAAAAGTCCAGCTAAAGCGGCCGAAAGATGCCAACAGACCCTACTGA
- the CELF6 gene encoding CUGBP Elav-like family member 6 isoform X5 gives MAAAGSGVAAAAAAAEAGAGPGPAGAAFSTANSGRVNGLSHPAGAIAMKDHDAIKLFVGQIPRNLEESDLKPLFEEFGRIYELTVLKDRFTGMHKGCAFLTYCARDSALKAQSALHEQKTLPGMNRPIQVKPADSEGRGEDRKLFVGMLGKQQSEDDVRRLFEPFGQIEECTILRGPDGASKGCAFVKYGSHAEAQAAINSLHGSQTMPGASSSLVVKFADTDKERTLRRMHQMAGQLGIFNPMTIQFGAYGAYTQAIMQQQAALMAAAQGTCLNPMAAIAAAQMQQMAAFNVSGLVAAPLTPSSGTSTPPGISTAPVPSIATPIGVNGFSPLPPQTNGQPASETIYTNGIHPYPAYPTAYAPISQAFPQQAPIIPQQQREGPEGCNLFIYHLPQEFGDAELTQMFLPFGNVISAKVFVDRATNQSKCFGFVSFDNPTSAQAAIQAMNGFQIGMKRLKVQLKRPKDANRPY, from the exons ATGGCCGCGGCGGGCAGCGgcgtggcggcggcggcggcggcggcggaggcgggGGCGGGCCCGGGCCCGGCGGGGGCGGCGTTCAGCACCGCGAACAGCGGCCGGGTGAACGGGCTGAGCCACCCGGCCGGCGCCATCGCCATGAAGGACCACGACGCCATCAAGCTGTTCGTGGGGCAGATCCCGCGCAACCTGGAGGAGAGCGACCTCAAGCCGCTCTTCGAGGAGTTCGGCCGCATCTACGAGCTCACCGTGCTCAAGGACCGCTTCACCGGCATGCACAAAG GCTGTGCCTTTCTCACCTACTGCGCCCGCGACTCGGCCCTGAAGGCTCAGAGTGCCCTGCACGAGCAGAAGACGCTGCCAGGG ATGAACCGCCCCATCCAGGTGAAGCCGGCGGACAGCGAGGGACGAGGAG aAGACAGGAAGCTCTTCGTGGGCatgctggggaagcagcagagcGAGGACGACGTCCGGCGCCTCTTTGAGCCCTTCGGCCAGATCGAGGAGTGCACCATCCTCCGCGGGCCCGACGGAGCCAGCAAAG GTTGTGCCTTTGTGAAGTACGGCAGCCACGCTGAGGCGCAGGCTGCCATCAACAGCCTGCACGGCAGCCAAACCATGCCG GGCGCCTCGTCCAGCCTGGTGGTGAAGTTTGCGGACACAGACAAGGAGAGGACCCTGCGGCGGATGCATCAGATGGCCGGGCAGCTGGGCATCTTCAACCCCATGACCATCCAGTTCGGCGCCTACGGGGCCTACACGCAGGCG ATCATGCAGCAGCAGGCGGCCCTGATGGCGGCGGCGCAGGGGACCTGCCTGAACCCCATGGCTGCCATCGCTGCCGCCCAGATGCAGCAAATGGCCGCCTTCAACGTCAGCGGGCTGGTGGCTGCCCCCCTCACCCCTTCTTCAG GTACGAGCACCCCCCCCGGCATCAGCACGGCGCCCGTGCCCAGCATCGCCACGCCGATCGGGGTGAACGGCTTCAGCCCGCTGCCGCCGCAGACCAACGGGCAGCCCGCCTCTGAGACCATCTACACCAACGGCATCCACCCCTACCCAG CATATCCCACCGCCTACGCGCCCATCAGCCAAGCCTTCCCCCAGCAAGCGCCCATCATCCCGCAGCAGCAGCGAGAAG GTCCCGAAGGCTGTAACCTGTTTATTTATCACCTGCCCCAGGAGTTCGGGGACGCGGAGCTCACGCAGATGTTCTTGCCTTTCGGCAATGTCATCTCTGCCAAAGTCTTTGTGGACCGTGCCACCAACCAGAGTAAATGCTTTG GTTTCGTCAGTTTTGACAATCCGACTAGCGCTCAGGCAGCCATTCAGGCCATGAACGGCTTCCAGATCGGCATGAAGAGGCTAAAAGTCCAGCTAAAGCGGCCGAAAGATGCCAACAGACCCTACTGA
- the CELF6 gene encoding CUGBP Elav-like family member 6 isoform X2 — translation MAAAGSGVAAAAAAAEAGAGPGPAGAAFSTANSGRVNGLSHPAGAIAMKDHDAIKLFVGQIPRNLEESDLKPLFEEFGRIYELTVLKDRFTGMHKGCAFLTYCARDSALKAQSALHEQKTLPGMNRPIQVKPADSEGRGEDRKLFVGMLGKQQSEDDVRRLFEPFGQIEECTILRGPDGASKGCAFVKYGSHAEAQAAINSLHGSQTMPGASSSLVVKFADTDKERTLRRMHQMAGQLGIFNPMTIQFGAYGAYTQAIMQQQAALMAAAQGTCLNPMAAIAAAQMQQMAAFNVSGLVAAPLTPSSGTSTPPGISTAPVPSIATPIGVNGFSPLPPQTNGQPASETIYTNGIHPYPAQSPTVADPLQQAYAGMQHYAAYPTAYAPISQAFPQQAPIIPQQQREGPEGCNLFIYHLPQEFGDAELTQMFLPFGNVISAKVFVDRATNQSKCFGFVSFDNPTSAQAAIQAMNGFQIGMKRLKVQLKRPKDANRPY, via the exons ATGGCCGCGGCGGGCAGCGgcgtggcggcggcggcggcggcggcggaggcgggGGCGGGCCCGGGCCCGGCGGGGGCGGCGTTCAGCACCGCGAACAGCGGCCGGGTGAACGGGCTGAGCCACCCGGCCGGCGCCATCGCCATGAAGGACCACGACGCCATCAAGCTGTTCGTGGGGCAGATCCCGCGCAACCTGGAGGAGAGCGACCTCAAGCCGCTCTTCGAGGAGTTCGGCCGCATCTACGAGCTCACCGTGCTCAAGGACCGCTTCACCGGCATGCACAAAG GCTGTGCCTTTCTCACCTACTGCGCCCGCGACTCGGCCCTGAAGGCTCAGAGTGCCCTGCACGAGCAGAAGACGCTGCCAGGG ATGAACCGCCCCATCCAGGTGAAGCCGGCGGACAGCGAGGGACGAGGAG aAGACAGGAAGCTCTTCGTGGGCatgctggggaagcagcagagcGAGGACGACGTCCGGCGCCTCTTTGAGCCCTTCGGCCAGATCGAGGAGTGCACCATCCTCCGCGGGCCCGACGGAGCCAGCAAAG GTTGTGCCTTTGTGAAGTACGGCAGCCACGCTGAGGCGCAGGCTGCCATCAACAGCCTGCACGGCAGCCAAACCATGCCG GGCGCCTCGTCCAGCCTGGTGGTGAAGTTTGCGGACACAGACAAGGAGAGGACCCTGCGGCGGATGCATCAGATGGCCGGGCAGCTGGGCATCTTCAACCCCATGACCATCCAGTTCGGCGCCTACGGGGCCTACACGCAGGCG ATCATGCAGCAGCAGGCGGCCCTGATGGCGGCGGCGCAGGGGACCTGCCTGAACCCCATGGCTGCCATCGCTGCCGCCCAGATGCAGCAAATGGCCGCCTTCAACGTCAGCGGGCTGGTGGCTGCCCCCCTCACCCCTTCTTCAG GTACGAGCACCCCCCCCGGCATCAGCACGGCGCCCGTGCCCAGCATCGCCACGCCGATCGGGGTGAACGGCTTCAGCCCGCTGCCGCCGCAGACCAACGGGCAGCCCGCCTCTGAGACCATCTACACCAACGGCATCCACCCCTACCCAG ctcaAAGCCCCACAGTGGCAGATCCCCTCCAGCAAGCCTACGCGGGCATGCAGCACTATGCAG CATATCCCACCGCCTACGCGCCCATCAGCCAAGCCTTCCCCCAGCAAGCGCCCATCATCCCGCAGCAGCAGCGAGAAG GTCCCGAAGGCTGTAACCTGTTTATTTATCACCTGCCCCAGGAGTTCGGGGACGCGGAGCTCACGCAGATGTTCTTGCCTTTCGGCAATGTCATCTCTGCCAAAGTCTTTGTGGACCGTGCCACCAACCAGAGTAAATGCTTTG GTTTCGTCAGTTTTGACAATCCGACTAGCGCTCAGGCAGCCATTCAGGCCATGAACGGCTTCCAGATCGGCATGAAGAGGCTAAAAGTCCAGCTAAAGCGGCCGAAAGATGCCAACAGACCCTACTGA
- the CELF6 gene encoding CUGBP Elav-like family member 6 isoform X3, with protein sequence MAAAGSGVAAAAAAAEAGAGPGPAGAAFSTANSGRVNGLSHPAGAIAMKDHDAIKLFVGQIPRNLEESDLKPLFEEFGRIYELTVLKDRFTGMHKGCAFLTYCARDSALKAQSALHEQKTLPGMNRPIQVKPADSEGRGDRKLFVGMLGKQQSEDDVRRLFEPFGQIEECTILRGPDGASKGCAFVKYGSHAEAQAAINSLHGSQTMPGASSSLVVKFADTDKERTLRRMHQMAGQLGIFNPMTIQFGAYGAYTQAIMQQQAALMAAAQGTCLNPMAAIAAAQMQQMAAFNVSGLVAAPLTPSSGTSTPPGISTAPVPSIATPIGVNGFSPLPPQTNGQPASETIYTNGIHPYPAQSPTVADPLQQAYAGMQHYAAAYPTAYAPISQAFPQQAPIIPQQQREGPEGCNLFIYHLPQEFGDAELTQMFLPFGNVISAKVFVDRATNQSKCFGFVSFDNPTSAQAAIQAMNGFQIGMKRLKVQLKRPKDANRPY encoded by the exons ATGGCCGCGGCGGGCAGCGgcgtggcggcggcggcggcggcggcggaggcgggGGCGGGCCCGGGCCCGGCGGGGGCGGCGTTCAGCACCGCGAACAGCGGCCGGGTGAACGGGCTGAGCCACCCGGCCGGCGCCATCGCCATGAAGGACCACGACGCCATCAAGCTGTTCGTGGGGCAGATCCCGCGCAACCTGGAGGAGAGCGACCTCAAGCCGCTCTTCGAGGAGTTCGGCCGCATCTACGAGCTCACCGTGCTCAAGGACCGCTTCACCGGCATGCACAAAG GCTGTGCCTTTCTCACCTACTGCGCCCGCGACTCGGCCCTGAAGGCTCAGAGTGCCCTGCACGAGCAGAAGACGCTGCCAGGG ATGAACCGCCCCATCCAGGTGAAGCCGGCGGACAGCGAGGGACGAGGAG ACAGGAAGCTCTTCGTGGGCatgctggggaagcagcagagcGAGGACGACGTCCGGCGCCTCTTTGAGCCCTTCGGCCAGATCGAGGAGTGCACCATCCTCCGCGGGCCCGACGGAGCCAGCAAAG GTTGTGCCTTTGTGAAGTACGGCAGCCACGCTGAGGCGCAGGCTGCCATCAACAGCCTGCACGGCAGCCAAACCATGCCG GGCGCCTCGTCCAGCCTGGTGGTGAAGTTTGCGGACACAGACAAGGAGAGGACCCTGCGGCGGATGCATCAGATGGCCGGGCAGCTGGGCATCTTCAACCCCATGACCATCCAGTTCGGCGCCTACGGGGCCTACACGCAGGCG ATCATGCAGCAGCAGGCGGCCCTGATGGCGGCGGCGCAGGGGACCTGCCTGAACCCCATGGCTGCCATCGCTGCCGCCCAGATGCAGCAAATGGCCGCCTTCAACGTCAGCGGGCTGGTGGCTGCCCCCCTCACCCCTTCTTCAG GTACGAGCACCCCCCCCGGCATCAGCACGGCGCCCGTGCCCAGCATCGCCACGCCGATCGGGGTGAACGGCTTCAGCCCGCTGCCGCCGCAGACCAACGGGCAGCCCGCCTCTGAGACCATCTACACCAACGGCATCCACCCCTACCCAG ctcaAAGCCCCACAGTGGCAGATCCCCTCCAGCAAGCCTACGCGGGCATGCAGCACTATGCAG CAGCATATCCCACCGCCTACGCGCCCATCAGCCAAGCCTTCCCCCAGCAAGCGCCCATCATCCCGCAGCAGCAGCGAGAAG GTCCCGAAGGCTGTAACCTGTTTATTTATCACCTGCCCCAGGAGTTCGGGGACGCGGAGCTCACGCAGATGTTCTTGCCTTTCGGCAATGTCATCTCTGCCAAAGTCTTTGTGGACCGTGCCACCAACCAGAGTAAATGCTTTG GTTTCGTCAGTTTTGACAATCCGACTAGCGCTCAGGCAGCCATTCAGGCCATGAACGGCTTCCAGATCGGCATGAAGAGGCTAAAAGTCCAGCTAAAGCGGCCGAAAGATGCCAACAGACCCTACTGA
- the CELF6 gene encoding CUGBP Elav-like family member 6 isoform X4, translated as MAAAGSGVAAAAAAAEAGAGPGPAGAAFSTANSGRVNGLSHPAGAIAMKDHDAIKLFVGQIPRNLEESDLKPLFEEFGRIYELTVLKDRFTGMHKGCAFLTYCARDSALKAQSALHEQKTLPGMNRPIQVKPADSEGRGEDRKLFVGMLGKQQSEDDVRRLFEPFGQIEECTILRGPDGASKGCAFVKYGSHAEAQAAINSLHGSQTMPGASSSLVVKFADTDKERTLRRMHQMAGQLGIFNPMTIQFGAYGAYTQAIMQQQAALMAAAQGTCLNPMAAIAAAQMQQMAAFNVSGLVAAPLTPSSGTSTPPGISTAPVPSIATPIGVNGFSPLPPQTNGQPASETIYTNGIHPYPAAYPTAYAPISQAFPQQAPIIPQQQREGPEGCNLFIYHLPQEFGDAELTQMFLPFGNVISAKVFVDRATNQSKCFGFVSFDNPTSAQAAIQAMNGFQIGMKRLKVQLKRPKDANRPY; from the exons ATGGCCGCGGCGGGCAGCGgcgtggcggcggcggcggcggcggcggaggcgggGGCGGGCCCGGGCCCGGCGGGGGCGGCGTTCAGCACCGCGAACAGCGGCCGGGTGAACGGGCTGAGCCACCCGGCCGGCGCCATCGCCATGAAGGACCACGACGCCATCAAGCTGTTCGTGGGGCAGATCCCGCGCAACCTGGAGGAGAGCGACCTCAAGCCGCTCTTCGAGGAGTTCGGCCGCATCTACGAGCTCACCGTGCTCAAGGACCGCTTCACCGGCATGCACAAAG GCTGTGCCTTTCTCACCTACTGCGCCCGCGACTCGGCCCTGAAGGCTCAGAGTGCCCTGCACGAGCAGAAGACGCTGCCAGGG ATGAACCGCCCCATCCAGGTGAAGCCGGCGGACAGCGAGGGACGAGGAG aAGACAGGAAGCTCTTCGTGGGCatgctggggaagcagcagagcGAGGACGACGTCCGGCGCCTCTTTGAGCCCTTCGGCCAGATCGAGGAGTGCACCATCCTCCGCGGGCCCGACGGAGCCAGCAAAG GTTGTGCCTTTGTGAAGTACGGCAGCCACGCTGAGGCGCAGGCTGCCATCAACAGCCTGCACGGCAGCCAAACCATGCCG GGCGCCTCGTCCAGCCTGGTGGTGAAGTTTGCGGACACAGACAAGGAGAGGACCCTGCGGCGGATGCATCAGATGGCCGGGCAGCTGGGCATCTTCAACCCCATGACCATCCAGTTCGGCGCCTACGGGGCCTACACGCAGGCG ATCATGCAGCAGCAGGCGGCCCTGATGGCGGCGGCGCAGGGGACCTGCCTGAACCCCATGGCTGCCATCGCTGCCGCCCAGATGCAGCAAATGGCCGCCTTCAACGTCAGCGGGCTGGTGGCTGCCCCCCTCACCCCTTCTTCAG GTACGAGCACCCCCCCCGGCATCAGCACGGCGCCCGTGCCCAGCATCGCCACGCCGATCGGGGTGAACGGCTTCAGCCCGCTGCCGCCGCAGACCAACGGGCAGCCCGCCTCTGAGACCATCTACACCAACGGCATCCACCCCTACCCAG CAGCATATCCCACCGCCTACGCGCCCATCAGCCAAGCCTTCCCCCAGCAAGCGCCCATCATCCCGCAGCAGCAGCGAGAAG GTCCCGAAGGCTGTAACCTGTTTATTTATCACCTGCCCCAGGAGTTCGGGGACGCGGAGCTCACGCAGATGTTCTTGCCTTTCGGCAATGTCATCTCTGCCAAAGTCTTTGTGGACCGTGCCACCAACCAGAGTAAATGCTTTG GTTTCGTCAGTTTTGACAATCCGACTAGCGCTCAGGCAGCCATTCAGGCCATGAACGGCTTCCAGATCGGCATGAAGAGGCTAAAAGTCCAGCTAAAGCGGCCGAAAGATGCCAACAGACCCTACTGA